From the genome of Nyctibius grandis isolate bNycGra1 chromosome W unlocalized genomic scaffold, bNycGra1.pri SUPER_W_unloc_1, whole genome shotgun sequence, one region includes:
- the LOC137677090 gene encoding macrophage immunometabolism regulator-like, translated as MKENRTVLRMDINGESRTTISTLPVPLAEVSSASKTEAEKPRCSSTPCSPMRRTVSAYQVLCMDSNYLFGFTTGEELLKLAQKYTGNEDNKGESRPNLHSKQLHSGLACSSRLYKTRSRYYQPYEIPAVNGRRRRRMPSSGDKCTKALPYEPYRALHGPLPLCLLKGKRAHSKSLDYLNLDKMSIEEPAETDMLQYQLQHLTLRGDHMFARNNT; from the exons ATGAAG gagaATAGAACTGTGCTTAGAATGGACATAAATGGAGAGTCCAGAACCACCATATCTACCCTCCCTGTACCTCTTGCAGAGGTCAGTTCTGCcagcaaaacagaagcagagaaaccACGATGTTCCAGTACCCCCTGCTCACCAATGCGACGGACAGTTTCAGCCTATCAGGTCCTTTGTATGGATTCTAACTACCTGTTTGGCTTCACGACTGGAGAGGAGCTGCTAAAATTAGCCCAAAAGTATACAGGAAATGAAGATAATAAAGGAGAATCCAGGCCTAACTTGCACTCTAAACAGCTTCATTCAGGACTTGCATGTTCCTCCCGTTTGTACAAAACTAGAAGTAGGTACTATCAACCATATGAGATCCCAGCAGTaaatgggaggaggaggaggcgaaTGCCCAGCTCAGGGGATAAATGCACTAAGGCTTTACCGTATGAACCTTACAGGGCACTTCATGGTCCCCTGcctctttgccttttaaaaggTAAAAGGGCTCACTCTAAATCCCTGGACTACCTCAATTTAGACAAAATGAGCATCGAGGAACCTGCTGAAACAGACATGCTACAATACCAGCTCCAACACCTTACCCTTAGAGGAGACCATATGTTTGCAAGAAATAACACATGA